One Pseudonocardia abyssalis DNA segment encodes these proteins:
- a CDS encoding type II secretion system F family protein, translated as MNSVWVLVAGSLVGASLATAVAALIHRHPVLADALVALDERIPPPAQHSTPPAGSALLPLLRRLPVNVPAADLDLVGLDRDRFLVTAAGAATAYALSGPALVAVLAVADVSLPLVVPAGFTVLGALVGWTSSARRVRDRADAARDELRSALVSYLQQVGLLRRGGAGVSTALTLPGRLLRGSWALRRLGDELDLAERSGELPWEGLRRFGDRVDIDELADLSTIAATAGQDGGTVVDTLMARADSLRDELLADEHAAAHRASAQMSTPGAVQVFLIAAWVLFPAGTALLSSV; from the coding sequence GTGAACAGCGTGTGGGTGCTCGTCGCCGGTTCTCTGGTCGGGGCTTCCCTGGCCACCGCGGTAGCCGCCCTGATCCATCGACACCCGGTACTCGCCGACGCCCTGGTCGCTCTCGATGAACGGATCCCGCCGCCCGCACAGCATTCGACACCCCCGGCGGGCAGCGCCCTCCTCCCCCTCCTGCGCAGGCTGCCGGTCAATGTGCCGGCCGCCGATCTCGACCTGGTCGGCCTCGATCGGGATCGGTTCCTCGTCACCGCGGCGGGTGCGGCGACGGCTTACGCCTTGAGCGGGCCGGCACTCGTCGCGGTGCTCGCCGTCGCCGACGTCTCACTCCCCCTGGTCGTACCGGCCGGGTTCACCGTGCTCGGAGCTCTCGTGGGCTGGACCAGCAGCGCCCGGCGCGTCCGCGACCGAGCCGACGCAGCGCGGGACGAGCTGCGGTCGGCGCTGGTCTCGTACCTGCAGCAGGTAGGGCTGCTGCGGCGCGGCGGCGCGGGGGTGTCCACCGCGCTGACCCTGCCCGGGCGGCTGCTCAGGGGCAGCTGGGCACTGCGGCGGCTGGGAGACGAGCTCGACCTCGCCGAACGCTCCGGCGAGCTCCCCTGGGAAGGGCTGCGTCGGTTCGGCGATCGCGTCGACATCGACGAGCTAGCCGACCTCTCGACGATCGCGGCGACGGCCGGACAGGACGGCGGGACCGTGGTCGACACGCTCATGGCCCGCGCCGACAGCCTCCGCGACGAGTTGCTGGCCGACGAGCACGCCGCGGCCCATCGGGCCAGCGCACAGATGAGCACGCCCGGCGCGGTGCAGGTGTTCCTGATCGCGGCCTGGGTGCTGTTTCCGGCAGGTACCGCGCTGCTCAGCAGCGTCTGA